CTTCAAAATGGCAGTTTTTCGAAAAATAAGATTGTATATGAGTTGCACCGAAAACGCGGGACTTATATTTTTCACTTTCCTGGTCGCAAATGCAAGCAGTGAAGAAAGTCTCCCTAGCCTTCACAGTATTGCCTCCTAGATAAACACAGTACATGTCAGTGCCATTACAGCAATTTGTGTTCTGTGCTACCGGATTTTTCAAACATGCTTAAGTCCTTTATGGTACAAGAAATGCATGGAAGCATAATTTGAAAAAAGGTAGGTgtgcagacacagacacaagagaagagaatgaGACAACACAAATGCCAAATGTCAACTGAAAGCACACTCTGTGGTGGAAAAGAAAGAGACAAAACTCATTTTTGCATGCTCCAGTACGCTAGTGCCATCTGTCAATCAGGAACACATGCAGGCCTACACCAGAGATCTTTTATGCTCTATTAGTCACTGAATAATACAACGACCTGTCTGCCCTACGTAGAAACGGCCGCAGCTGAAAGGAACTTTATATTGGTGTGGTATTCTTGCTGCATTGTTGTGGTATCGGCACCGAGGACATACCGTGGTGCTGTCTACCGTAAGCATCCGATTATGTAGAAAGTAGGACCACGTGCAGAGCCCCTGCTACGGTGTCGCCCACTGCTAGCCTTTGCAACGCATGCGTGCAAAATAACAGCCTGTTGTGGAAAGTATTTTAGCCGAGAGTCTGATTCAGTTGATTTGTATGCTGTGTAAGCAAATCCTGTGGTTAATTTTCATATTTCTGTGCCTTTATTATACAGCTTTGTTGTGAATTGGTACTGCAAATACATTCTGCTGGTATTGACGATGAAGCTTCTCTAGAAGGCAAacgctcgttaaaaaaaaaaggtggctgGCTCTACAAAACAGTGACAAATTACGGTGTGGGAATAGATTCACCCTTCATATCTGCATGAAAACGATGGCAACGCAAAATTATTGAAGGGAGTGAAACGAGCAATCCGCCCGCACTTATTTCAAgctaaaaaaaaactttctttttatACCGTGCAGGAAGTAAACACGCAGCTGTCGTTGCTACAGGTATACTTGCACGCGGTATCACAACATACTGAGTAACGGCGTTTAGCAAGGCTgacagttgggcaagttggtgagtATTGATGATAATGTGTATGTGAAGCATCCAACAAAATAGGATAAAACAGAGAAAACAGCGACTGTCTTGCTCCTGATAGACAGGTGGCACTACCATACCCAAGGGTGCGTAGATAAGTTTTGTGTCTACTTTCTTTTTGCCACAGAGAGAACTTTCAGTCGATAGTCTGCATTTGTGCTTCATTCTCTTCCCTTGTGTCTGCTTTCAAATTATGAATCCATACCAACTCAACTTACTGTCGTTCTAAGCTTGGTAGTATTAacaattaggtggggtgatgactCACTATTGCTCATTGATTACATCACATGTTATGCTTTGTACTATATTAAAACATTGCTTGCCTTCTGTCTTTATGTGGGGCAGTGTGGCTTATCGTGGTGTTCAAACGCAGCTTTTATCGAATAATCTTTTGTTATGTATGTGCACCAATGTATGTTCCAATCAAGTGAAAAATAAGTCAACTAGCCCCTTACAGACTTATATTGCTCGAAATCCTGTACTCGAAGCATGGACAAGGAAAAAAAACTATGTATGTGGTGTAGACATTGACTGCTGCTGTTTTACTAAAGTGAGCGATACCTGCCCACAAAAATGTTCCAAGATTTTAATGCGAGGAAGCTGCTACCTCAACTGCTGAATCGTCTTTCTATACCCACAACTGAAAAACAGCCTTCTTATAGCTTTTACAAGAAAACAAGAGCCACAATGGCAGCTCAATAAACGTGTCACAGTAGCACATCACACACATAACCATGCAGGATGAAGTGCAAGCATGAAGACATCTCACAGCAATGACATGCCCATAAAGTAAAAGGAGTGACACAGCAGAGGGATCGGAAAATTGATCACCCTGTCATTGATCCCAAAGATCCTCCTTGTCATACAGCAGCGAAGAGTGCACCCCACCTCTGTCCAGAGGAAGGGCCACATAACTGCTGCGCCTGCTCAAGGCAAAAGTGGTAGCAAAGGAAAGGAAGAGAAGGCAAAGGTTATTGACTGGTAAAGATATTGCATGtaacaaaagatggctgccagatattttcttcctttttatatgATGTAAAAAGGTGGCATAAGTGATCCAGGGTGTCGAACCAAACCCGTGCCCGAATTGGAAGTTGGGCCAGAACTGAACCTGATCCAATATTCTCAAATGTGCCTGAACCTGACAGAAACCTTAgccaatatattatatatatatatatatatatatatatatatatatatatattggttatGGGTTCAGAACAAAGCAGCTCGAAGTATAAATAAGAACACTAGTTAGTCTTCATGGAGAGAGTAGAGTTTTAGATTAAAGtacgcaagcggcttgcatacgcaaaaactaggggccacggtacggcgcatgcgcagtaccgtcgcccccaGTTTTTGCgtatgcaagccgcttgcgtcctctAAACTAAAACTCTCCACCGATCCAAACGGAGACTCATCTAAGTGATTCTGGTACATTGCTACTGTTGGGTTGACAATTAGATtcctgaaaaaatatatatatgtgtgaaGGAGGTCAACTTATCTAAAATAATTACCCACCATTGCGCCAGTGCTTCTTGCCCTTTATGCAGTGCCTGTCAATTCGCTGTTTTGGTTTATACAAAGCAATTTATTGCTTTGCCAACCTTAACGTGTTTGTATTCCTTCAAAATGATGCGCAATACTGTAGCCTACAACTCAACAAGCACTGCACTACCCACTAGCTGAATCCAAGTACAGCTCATTATTAATCATAACTTTCAATGTGATTGTGCACCAGATGATGCCTTGCCCTGTCACATGTAGAATACATGTATGTAAATAAGTTTTGTTACCGTGCAGACTCTAGAAACTATTTGTTTTATTTCACTTCAATTCATATTTGACGATTAATTATTTTCCTCTATTCGACCAGGCTCCAGTTTTGCTCTCTCCAAACATCAGAGTAAATTTCTAGTGTTTTACTCGCTCTCAGTATCATTAGCAATATAAAGAAATGCAGGAAAATGAGCACGGAGAATTGCGAGTGGATGCATCGAATTGGTGCACGTGCTTGCCGCGCAATGCAGTCCTCAAAAGATGGCCGGGTTTATCAGCATGCTCATTGTAGCTATTTCCAATGAATTGCCCTTATATTTATATAACACCGACTGCCCTTTCCGGTCTGCCAACGGGACAATTTTTTCCACCTCCTGACAAAACTTCTGGGTGTCCCAAGAGCTCGGCACAACATGattggaaataaaaaagaaatgtaatgaaacTTAAAAATACAAGTCCTGGGGAACTTACGAGTGCAGTCACTTGAGCAGTGTTGTCTGGAGTGTTTAAGGTTAGCATGTTTAAGTCAATAGCATTGTGTAATGTGTAGCAGATAAGGTTATTGTGCTGGACCGGTTCGGCGTTGCCAACTGGTTCACAAACCGTTCTAGATCTTTATCCAAGATGGAGTGAAAGGGAGCACACTAAACCCGAACTGAACCCATACTTTTTCCGGTTCGACACCCTGACCTTGACATACATTTTGGTGCACAAACTATAAAATGATTATTTTACAGAGTACCTTGCGAGTCCTATGCAAAATGTCTTGGCAGTAATGCTGCTGACTTGATCAGATAATAGAAATTGAAGGTTGCCTCATTTCAGTGAACACCTAACAAGCATGCTTACTTGTTTGGTCTAGAAACAACTatcaagaacaacaaaacaacaaaaacatgCACGAACACTGATGACAGTTGCTGTTGTTCCGATTTAAAGAAAGCTGTTTCATCACTGAAGTACATGTTTACTCAATGTAACACTTTTTCAAGCTTGCCTGCTATAGCTTTCAGCATTACTGCACCATACTGCTCACAAAAGGAATATATGAACATTATTATAATTACTTTTTGTCACCAACAAAGATGTTACGATGCCGCCTACAATTCCTTCACTTGTATGCGAGCGGCAAGTTCAAGCGAAAACCTGGATataacacatcatcatcatcagcctggttacgcccactgcagggcaaaggcctctcccaaacttttccaactaccccggccatgtgctaattgtggccattgtgtccttgcaaacttcctaatctcatccgcccacctaactttctgccgccccctgctactgcttcccttcccttggaatccagtccataacccttaatgaccatcagttatcttccctccttattacatgtcctgcccatgcccatttctttttcttgacttcaaccaAGATgacaataactcgcgtttgtcttCCATGCGGAAAGTGCCCGTTACCGGCGGGTTTAAGTGGCCTTCAAGTTTCGGTGTTTTGGCGTGCTTTTCGAGTTGCAGgtttcacaatttttgcaagtCAGTGCTCCACTTTTAGGCGACAGGGTATTTGAGGGTAAATTAATTTTATAGTCATTTATTTTGGTTTTAGCTTCTTTTTAACTTAGAGGTCTTGTTGCACGTTCGTATAACTGGCCGTAGAGCAGTgaacgaaatggttggttcgtatAGTGGCCTTTCAACagcttttgttctcgattgccgcaaggcgttcatGCACCGTCTTGGCCGGCAACCGGATGCAAGAGGCAGAGATGAGGCAtacggtcggtttctgagggagctcgcgTGTCCCTTTTTGCCTATAGGCATTCCAGCAGGAAGGCAACGGCCCTTGTTCTGGTCGGGCTACGTGACCCTTTGAAGAAAAGGCCAACCTATTCAAATGCGCTAGGTCGGAGTCATAAACAAgaaaaactgcaacatgtgctgcgaacAAGGAGTAACGAGCGCCGTAGAGTCCCCTGTCCGCacccatatgggtgacaacacccgataaaaacaaaataaataaaatgacacgtgcaaacgatttTTCTACTTCGCATGGAATCTTTGTCGAGAACAAGAGGGAGAGTGTGGCACACTCATAGACATCGCAAATTGgcagcgcgtgtcgtctgctaggaaagtgtcgtatgttaggaaaacaagttgtggggctcgcgcgacggccgcatttGGTACGAAATTGTTGTCCAGTTCAACAGGCTTTGACACTGAAATGTCGTGCTCACACACTCTTCTCCCAAAAGGATGCACCGCAACGCAAGACAGCACCCCATTTTacagaagacgaaaagagcctgctGACGGCACTCGTGAACGAAtacaagcatattgtggaatACAAGGAAACTGATAtcgcgtcgttgaccaagaacgagacatggaaagaaatagcaaaacaatATAATGCCAACCACGGGATTACGCGGCGCGATCACCTGCAACTGAAAAAATGCTGGAACAATCTGAAGCAAAAGCGGAAAAGAGGAAGCTCCGAAAGAAAAGCGAGAGTGCCACAGAACAggtaagcgcacatgttctgcatgactggctcatttgggctactttttattatgGTCAGTGCATGTATCGTATTCGGTAGACGAGTGCGTGACAGTTCGGCATGCTGAGCATAAATACGGTCGTGAGCGCTAATAACTGGTGATGGCATGTGCAACCATTAgagatgagaaaatacgctcgcaatcaatctttccacgactgcgggaagcgcaccagAATCGGGCGCAAGTGCTTCGCGATGAGCAGGGTCATCTTTCcaactgcgcggcacactgttgactgaggaatgcggaccAGACTCAcggtgactgtttgaaacgtgccagcACTGTAAAACATCAGaaccatcagcaactgcagcatgaGAGGCACACATGCTGTCCTCTGTTCTCCCCTCTTTCACGAATAGGCAACATAGCGAGTTGTCGCACAGCGTTCTTCGTGAATTCTGCAGCGACCAAGGAATTGTTTGTCGTCGTACAGCTCCATCAGATTCCCTCGGTCACGTAGGGCGGGTCGCGGAATTTTCAGCAAGGGctgcgcctctgaaaatgctgtatctATGACGTggcaagcaaactcgaaagcaactaacctccgcgcgacgtccgttcgggaggctgccatgttggaataacgCACGAAGTCAGGTTAAAGTTAGCCCAGGAGCAGACTTGAAACTTGGGGGGACTTCGACCCAGCCAAGACATTCGCAAGCTCGAGAACAATTTAAGATGCTCGCcgaagctgtcttgagactgcTAGGAGTCAAGTTCAAgacaagttagatctctgcattcgggggtaaGCTCCCAAACAGCAACTTAATGGGCAGCACAGTTACCGTGTCAAGTATGCCACCTAATTTGTACTTGCACAGTCCAGGAGTTTTTTTCGCATAGGAAGAATTTTTCGTCAACTGGGAAGCTCTCTTTCTAGCAGCTTCACGCTACAAATGAACAGGTGACAATTTTCCGTTATGGGAGTGGGCAAATGCATCAATCTCCTGTATACAAAAAGAATAGCTTCAGAAAGTTGCTTTAAGAAATCGGGTAAATTTAAGTAGAAACATCCATAAGATCGTCCCATTCCTTTGTAGTTGTACAGTAAAGTTGGATGAACAGTTCACTGACCGTAATTTTCACCACGTGAGAGGCAAATCAAAGTCCGATCAAACTAACGGCTCTTACCACACTGAAAGGTGGGCAGTGCCACTAATATTCCACAGCATGCTGCTGAAGGTGGCCTGTAGTGGTAATGCAGAGTGCAAATAGCTTACTGTatgttttacatatttcctcatcattgtcacccatcatgcgcctttttcttccctctttctttccctcctcccaACACAGAATAATGTACCTCAGGCCGAACTCTCTGCATTTCATATCATtaaacatttctctctctctctctctctctctctctctctatatatatatatatatatatatatatatatatatatatatatatatatatatatataataacacACCCTACTGAGCAATGCATTGATGAGCTGAAGTGAAGAAGTTGTAAGGGTTAGCCAGCTTACATTGTGTAGGTGCAGAGGTCATGGTGCAGCCACTCAACCACTCTGCGTCGATTTGCAAAGTAGCGGCCTGGCTGGTGCTTCTCAATGCTTAACCTGATATCTACAGGCACAGAAGGCAGGGTGTAAACTCTGCGTGCAGGTGGTTCTTGTGGTGCAGCTGGGAGGACCTCCACATCAATGACGTCAACAATTCTGCAATGCATTTAGAATAATGATTCATACTGCACAATTTGCTCATAGAAACCTTGACATGTTCGGTGCATGTCAAAAAATTTCATCAATTTAACGAAATCATCTGGGCATGCTGTTTATTTTTTCACCCCTAAAGGACTTTCTCTTGAAATCCACAATTGCTATATACAGCACAAAACTTACCGATACTGGCTCCCTTCTTTTATCTCCAACTTCGACTTGTCCTCAATGACAAAGTCATCGGTCACATCGACATGTAATCCAAAGTCGGCATCAAAAACCTGTCAAAAATGTTTGTGGCAAATGAGCAAACACTTCTACACAGCCTTGACCTCAGTTTaagcgttcgaaaaaaaaatgacaatttcTGAGGAAGCCATAGCTCGGGGCCCACTACAGTGGTCAGACACGTAAAATCTAGAAAAGGTTTTGAGATAACCCAAGGACCAATTTAAATGAAATGTGCTCCATTTGGGAGAGAAAGCTGTAATCTAGTAACTGTAGGCAGTATAATTTTGTGTAAGGGTCTGGTgtttcataaaaagaaacaaaaattggtAAAGGGAAGCAGCATGAGGTTTACAAATCTAACTCTGCATCAAATGGTTATCAAAGTTCTACAGGCTGTGTTCACAGAGCATCCATAGCGGTCAAATCTTATATATGAAGTCAGAGCATGTGTGAATGTCAGAATGTTAACAAGGCTTTCGAAAAACAGTCTCACTAGCTACTTAGGTTTATTTATAAGGAGTGCATATATTTTGCACGCCTTAAAATCATTATGTGCAGTTATTAACAGTATTGTGCGACTGTTTACCATTGTCTGTTTAGGCCAGTAAACTTTATTAAGAACTGGCATGCAAACAAAGACACGTGGTGCATGCCAGGTAAGCAGGGCACATGAGGACCTAGTAGAAACATGCCATATGAACTAAGGTCGTGCCTTTTGCATTCATCAAACATTTATTGCCCTTCATTACAATGAAGTTGAATTCATGGGCAGCATGTCGTCTTGATGTGCCTTGCCTATCTAGCATGCAACACGTGTCATTCTTGTATATGTATATAAATTCTTGTCAATGCGATAAAGCGTTCAGTTGAGCCAGTGCTTCTGCTGTCTGAATCCCTGTCAGTTATTTTCCTACCATATCAATACTtg
The sequence above is drawn from the Dermacentor andersoni chromosome 7, qqDerAnde1_hic_scaffold, whole genome shotgun sequence genome and encodes:
- the LOC140219543 gene encoding uncharacterized protein, whose translation is MACKCLVTFRDKNVVVPFVGPWKRAQLFVYLKRERAFAGIDFGSATLTVFDADFGLHVDVTDDFVIEDKSKLEIKEGSQYRIVDVIDVEVLPAAPQEPPARRVYTLPSVPVDIRLSIEKHQPGRYFANRRRVVEWLHHDLCTYTMRSSYVALPLDRGGVHSSLLYDKEDLWDQ